A single region of the Rathayibacter rathayi genome encodes:
- a CDS encoding DUF3117 domain-containing protein has protein sequence MAAMKPRTGDGPMEAVKEGRLIVVRVPLEGGGRLVVSVNDAEAQELHDALASVVSPA, from the coding sequence ATGGCGGCCATGAAGCCGAGGACCGGAGACGGACCGATGGAGGCTGTTAAGGAGGGGCGACTCATCGTCGTGCGTGTTCCGCTAGAAGGAGGCGGACGCCTCGTCGTCTCGGTCAACGATGCAGAGGCACAAGAGCTGCACGACGCGCTCGCGTCGGTGGTCTCTCCCGCCTGA
- the dapE gene encoding succinyl-diaminopimelate desuccinylase, whose product MSDVTAVPPLDLRTDPVALTRVLCDIPSVSGDELAIADAVHWALEQYEHLEVIRDGNTVVARTNLGLTQRVVIAGHLDTVPVNGNLPVVTETIDGVEHLVGRGTVDMKAGVALQLVLAAELTDPAVDITWMWYDNEEVASDLNGLGRLSRHRPDLFSADFAVLGEPTSGAVEGGCNGTLRVDVVISGVRAHSARSWVGENAIHAAAPILERLAAYEPREVEVEGLVYREGVNAVRISGGVAGNVIPDLCTVQVNYRFAPDRSGEEALTHLRELFEGFEVTVDDLAEGARPGLDAPLAQDFLAAVDAPARPKYGWTDVARFWGMGIPAVNYGPGDPLRAHADDERVAVHEITECAEALRRWLTATA is encoded by the coding sequence ATGTCCGATGTGACCGCTGTCCCTCCACTCGATCTGCGCACTGATCCGGTCGCTCTCACCCGGGTCCTCTGCGACATCCCGTCGGTCTCGGGCGACGAACTCGCGATCGCGGACGCGGTGCACTGGGCGCTTGAGCAGTACGAGCATCTTGAGGTGATCCGCGATGGGAACACCGTCGTTGCACGGACGAACCTCGGCCTGACGCAGCGTGTCGTGATCGCCGGGCACCTCGATACGGTGCCGGTCAACGGAAATCTCCCGGTCGTCACCGAGACGATCGACGGCGTCGAGCACCTCGTGGGCCGCGGCACGGTCGACATGAAGGCGGGGGTCGCCCTACAGCTCGTGCTCGCTGCCGAGCTCACCGACCCCGCTGTCGACATCACCTGGATGTGGTACGACAACGAGGAGGTCGCCTCCGACCTCAACGGTCTCGGTCGACTCTCCCGGCACCGCCCCGACCTCTTCTCCGCCGACTTCGCCGTTCTGGGCGAGCCGACCAGCGGAGCCGTGGAGGGCGGCTGCAACGGCACGCTCAGGGTCGACGTGGTCATCAGCGGGGTCCGCGCGCACTCGGCCCGCAGCTGGGTCGGCGAGAACGCGATCCATGCTGCCGCGCCGATCCTCGAGCGCCTCGCCGCCTACGAGCCGCGCGAGGTGGAGGTCGAGGGCCTGGTCTACCGCGAGGGGGTCAACGCGGTGCGCATCAGCGGCGGAGTCGCGGGCAATGTGATCCCGGACCTGTGCACGGTGCAGGTCAACTACCGCTTCGCCCCGGACCGATCCGGCGAGGAGGCACTCACGCACCTGCGGGAGCTGTTCGAGGGCTTCGAGGTGACGGTGGACGATCTGGCCGAGGGTGCCCGGCCGGGCCTGGACGCGCCCCTTGCTCAAGACTTCCTCGCGGCCGTCGACGCGCCGGCGAGACCGAAGTACGGCTGGACCGACGTCGCCCGCTTCTGGGGGATGGGGATCCCCGCCGTGAACTACGGGCCGGGCGATCCGCTCCGGGCCCACGCGGACGACGAGCGCGTGGCGGTGCACGAGATCACGGAGTGCGCCGAGGCTCTGCGCCGCTGGCTCACCGCGACCGCATGA